The following proteins come from a genomic window of Gallalistipes aquisgranensis:
- a CDS encoding diaminopimelate dehydrogenase, with amino-acid sequence MEKKIRAAVVGYGNIGRYVVEALETAPDFEIAGVVRRDPSDRPAELAAYPVTGTVEELGPVDVAILCTPTRKVEEFALQMLAKGIRTVDSFDIHTDIAGLRGRLDEAARRHGSVSVISAGWDPGSDSIVRALLEVCAPKGITYTNFGPGMSMGHTVAVKAVEGVKAALSMTIPTGTGIHRRMVYVELKEGYEYADVAARIKADDYFAHDETHVMQVESVDALLDMGHGVNLTRKGVSGRTQNQRFEFNMSINNPALTAQILVSTARAATRQRPGAYTMIEIPLIDYLFGEREELIRRLV; translated from the coding sequence ATGGAGAAAAAGATCAGAGCGGCCGTCGTAGGGTACGGCAACATCGGAAGATACGTGGTGGAGGCGCTGGAGACGGCACCCGATTTCGAAATCGCGGGCGTGGTGCGGCGCGATCCGTCCGACCGGCCTGCCGAACTGGCAGCCTATCCCGTGACGGGAACGGTGGAGGAGCTGGGTCCGGTGGACGTGGCGATCCTCTGCACCCCCACCCGCAAGGTGGAGGAGTTCGCCCTGCAGATGCTGGCCAAAGGCATCCGCACGGTGGACAGTTTCGACATCCACACCGACATCGCCGGACTGCGCGGACGACTGGACGAAGCCGCACGCCGCCACGGGTCCGTGTCGGTGATCTCGGCGGGCTGGGACCCGGGCAGCGACTCGATCGTGAGGGCCCTGCTGGAAGTGTGCGCCCCGAAGGGAATCACCTACACCAATTTCGGTCCCGGCATGAGCATGGGCCACACGGTGGCCGTCAAGGCGGTCGAGGGAGTGAAAGCCGCCCTTTCGATGACCATCCCCACGGGTACGGGCATCCACCGGCGCATGGTCTACGTCGAGTTGAAGGAGGGATACGAATACGCCGACGTGGCCGCCCGGATCAAGGCGGACGACTACTTCGCCCACGACGAGACGCACGTGATGCAGGTGGAGAGCGTGGACGCCCTGCTGGACATGGGCCACGGCGTGAACCTCACGCGCAAGGGTGTGTCGGGCCGGACACAGAACCAGCGGTTCGAATTCAACATGAGCATCAACAATCCGGCCCTGACGGCCCAGATCCTCGTATCGACGGCCCGCGCCGCCACCCGTCAGAGACCCGGGGCCTACACGATGATCGAGATTCCGCTGATCGACTACCTCTTCGGGGAGCGGGAGGAACTTATCCGGAGGCTCGTTTAG